A genome region from Natronosalvus rutilus includes the following:
- a CDS encoding ArsR family transcriptional regulator → MVDISTRSKADNEESPLERQRRLMELLSQETRHSVIQTLVGHPEILASADEINHFIPSKSNKTVEEQLDVLVEADILTIYEYPPNKETRGFPWKFYGFTEYGTDILGEFNYLKGVPMTRSVHQKTRKPEKIERHEMAPRPSLPEPIRTAFRLDEEAE, encoded by the coding sequence ATGGTCGACATCTCCACGCGTTCCAAAGCCGACAACGAGGAAAGCCCCTTAGAGCGGCAGCGTAGACTGATGGAGTTGCTGTCACAGGAAACTCGACACAGCGTTATTCAGACGCTTGTGGGGCACCCGGAAATCCTCGCATCAGCGGATGAAATCAACCATTTCATCCCGAGCAAATCGAACAAGACCGTCGAAGAACAGCTGGACGTGCTCGTTGAAGCGGATATCCTCACAATCTACGAGTATCCTCCGAACAAGGAAACGCGTGGCTTTCCGTGGAAATTCTACGGCTTCACCGAGTATGGTACCGACATCCTCGGCGAGTTCAACTATCTCAAGGGCGTCCCGATGACGCGATCCGTTCACCAGAAAACGAGAAAGCCCGAAAAAATCGAGCGACACGAAATGGCGCCACGACCGTCTCTCCCAGAACCGATCCGTACGGCGTTCCGACTCGACGAAGAGGCGGAATAA
- a CDS encoding DUF7344 domain-containing protein, with product MPVASIFFDEVGMPMSESPYHIARGSEDELDKSLRALAHSTRRRLLQRLSRENDNIATIDELCDTLLTDDPEKLTSDDVKIALLHRHLPMLSDVGVVDIDWERETVRYQDGHRIDSLLGQLLASAEA from the coding sequence ATGCCGGTCGCTTCCATATTCTTCGATGAGGTCGGAATGCCAATGTCAGAGTCTCCCTACCACATCGCGAGAGGATCCGAGGACGAACTCGATAAGTCCCTCAGAGCGCTGGCTCACTCCACGCGGCGGCGCCTGCTTCAGCGATTGTCACGGGAGAACGACAACATCGCGACTATCGACGAATTGTGTGACACACTCCTTACTGACGACCCCGAGAAACTAACCAGCGATGACGTGAAGATCGCACTCTTGCATAGGCATCTCCCAATGCTTTCCGACGTCGGAGTAGTCGATATCGATTGGGAACGGGAGACGGTCAGATATCAGGATGGACACCGCATTGACTCTCTCCTAGGGCAGCTACTGGCCAGTGCTGAGGCGTGA
- a CDS encoding 2-oxo acid dehydrogenase subunit E2, giving the protein MSNIGADGERVSLQQQLTVDYMRMAGHRSNVHGLIEIDVTDVREHIRTIEEETGTKLSFTAFIVSCLATSVGEQPHIQRYRDWRGRFHEFEDVDVNVLIERETDGERIGIPHVIRRANQRTVRSIHDEIRRVKADTTYRPEPGLARLARRLPSFLRRQIWRLPQWFPTRWKRLAGSVAVTSVGMFGTGNGWAISPTNYTLQLTVGGIGTKPRLVDGELRSREFLSLTVTFDHDVVDGAPATRFVQRLNERLKASHGLDIASTE; this is encoded by the coding sequence ATGAGCAATATTGGTGCTGATGGCGAACGTGTATCTCTACAACAGCAGTTGACGGTGGACTACATGCGGATGGCGGGACACCGGAGTAACGTTCACGGACTCATCGAGATCGACGTCACCGATGTCAGAGAGCACATCCGGACAATCGAGGAAGAGACCGGAACGAAACTCTCGTTCACTGCCTTCATCGTATCCTGTCTGGCCACCAGTGTTGGGGAACAACCTCACATCCAACGGTACCGTGATTGGCGGGGACGATTCCACGAATTCGAGGACGTCGATGTGAACGTCCTCATCGAACGGGAAACCGACGGCGAACGAATCGGTATCCCTCACGTCATTCGACGAGCAAATCAACGGACAGTTCGGTCGATTCACGACGAAATTCGTCGCGTCAAAGCAGACACGACGTATCGCCCAGAGCCCGGACTCGCCAGACTTGCACGCCGCCTTCCCAGCTTCCTACGCCGCCAAATTTGGCGGCTCCCTCAGTGGTTCCCGACACGGTGGAAGCGCCTCGCCGGCAGCGTCGCGGTCACCTCTGTCGGTATGTTCGGCACCGGAAACGGCTGGGCCATCAGTCCCACGAATTACACCCTCCAACTCACTGTTGGCGGCATCGGCACCAAACCACGCTTGGTCGACGGCGAACTCCGTTCCCGGGAGTTCCTGAGTCTGACCGTTACCTTCGACCACGACGTCGTTGACGGAGCACCTGCCACACGGTTTGTCCAACGCCTCAACGAACGCCTGAAAGCCAGTCACGGCCTCGACATCGCATCTACCGAGTAA
- a CDS encoding helix-turn-helix transcriptional regulator — protein MRPLDALQGSLEEIEFLARSSNRVMVLDALTDGPVGRYELEDATGVTRATLGRILDDFEERGWVVEADREYETTQLGAYVSREFVDLLERFESVPALGEVAQWFPEGGFDFDLGCLAGAEIVRATKTDALAPMTHITKRIRTAGRVRLVTYSVLPGVMETCWEGIVDGDLELESVLGEGAFESVGTDPKMVEQAREMVETGRSDVFVYRGDVPSTMFVVDDAVLLCLSGGEGAPLAVIETDDETVHSWAESTIDDHCREGERLDPSLLTA, from the coding sequence ATGAGACCACTCGACGCTCTCCAGGGGTCCCTCGAGGAAATCGAGTTTCTCGCCCGATCGTCGAACCGGGTTATGGTGCTCGACGCGCTCACCGACGGCCCCGTCGGACGCTATGAACTGGAAGACGCGACGGGGGTGACACGGGCCACGCTAGGACGCATCCTCGACGACTTCGAGGAGCGCGGTTGGGTTGTCGAGGCGGACCGGGAGTACGAGACGACCCAGCTCGGTGCCTACGTGTCGCGGGAGTTCGTGGACCTCTTAGAGCGCTTCGAGTCCGTTCCGGCGCTCGGCGAGGTGGCGCAGTGGTTCCCCGAGGGCGGGTTCGACTTCGACCTCGGCTGCCTTGCCGGTGCGGAGATTGTCCGCGCGACGAAGACTGACGCACTGGCTCCAATGACGCACATCACGAAGCGCATCCGGACCGCCGGCCGAGTCCGGCTTGTTACTTACTCCGTGCTGCCGGGCGTCATGGAGACGTGCTGGGAGGGAATCGTTGACGGTGACCTCGAGCTGGAGAGCGTCCTCGGCGAGGGTGCGTTCGAAAGCGTCGGAACCGACCCGAAGATGGTCGAGCAGGCGCGGGAGATGGTCGAGACCGGGCGGTCTGATGTGTTCGTGTACCGCGGCGATGTCCCGTCCACCATGTTCGTCGTCGACGACGCGGTGTTGCTGTGCCTGTCCGGAGGCGAAGGCGCGCCGCTCGCGGTGATTGAGACCGACGACGAGACGGTCCACTCGTGGGCAGAATCCACGATAGATGATCACTGCCGCGAGGGCGAGCGACTCGATCCGTCCCTTCTCACGGCGTAA
- a CDS encoding FAD-dependent oxidoreductase — MTLATVQRYHPTRNTDREGAAVVIGGGMAGLFTARILTDSFREVTVIERDSTPVEPTARRGVPQGRHVHLLLEAGRATLEDFFPGFGEELARAGGVILDSSRDVRQYQEDGFLADGTRRLPLYFATRPLYEQVVRRRVTNLSAVTFRSRCQWVDYLTDGSDSTVTGVSINAEEGDTEELVADLVVDATGRTSRTPTWLQAHGYDPPEIDEVRIGMAYSTAHIERPANDRQMILSAPSPDFGRGGSTFPVENGGRIVTLFGLHGDHPPTDVDGLIEFAADLPIPHFERLLETRMWLSEDIAHYPFPTSIRRHYEDVERFPDGLLVVGDALASFNPIYGQGMSVAALEALILHHTLADRNRDDLARRYFDRVEDIVTVAWTLSVGGDFAFPQTEGPKPRGTNLTNRYLSRLLRRSHDDQVLREAFVKVLMMEQPPTTLFSPNIVWRVFKPKP; from the coding sequence ATGACCCTGGCAACGGTTCAAAGATACCATCCCACTCGGAACACTGACAGAGAGGGAGCGGCGGTAGTGATAGGCGGGGGTATGGCCGGTCTCTTCACAGCCCGCATCCTCACGGATAGTTTTCGGGAAGTAACCGTGATCGAGCGAGATTCTACCCCGGTTGAACCGACCGCCCGTCGGGGCGTACCCCAGGGTCGCCACGTTCATCTGCTGTTGGAAGCGGGCCGTGCAACACTCGAGGATTTCTTTCCTGGATTCGGTGAGGAACTCGCCAGAGCAGGCGGAGTGATACTCGACAGTTCTCGCGACGTAAGGCAGTATCAGGAAGATGGCTTTCTCGCCGATGGAACACGACGACTCCCGTTGTACTTTGCCACCCGGCCACTCTACGAACAGGTCGTTCGACGACGTGTTACCAACCTCAGCGCCGTCACGTTCCGATCGAGATGTCAGTGGGTCGATTACCTCACCGATGGGTCAGATTCGACCGTGACTGGAGTCTCTATCAACGCAGAAGAGGGGGACACAGAGGAACTGGTTGCCGACCTGGTCGTCGATGCGACCGGTCGAACGTCCCGGACACCGACGTGGTTACAGGCACACGGATACGACCCGCCGGAAATCGACGAAGTCCGCATCGGGATGGCCTACAGCACGGCACACATCGAGCGGCCCGCCAACGACCGGCAGATGATCCTGTCGGCCCCATCACCTGACTTCGGCCGTGGTGGATCAACGTTTCCGGTCGAAAACGGTGGCCGGATCGTGACCTTGTTCGGCCTGCACGGCGATCATCCACCGACGGACGTGGACGGACTGATCGAGTTCGCAGCGGATCTCCCCATCCCGCATTTCGAACGGTTGCTCGAGACGCGGATGTGGCTCTCTGAGGATATCGCACACTACCCGTTCCCCACTAGTATTCGCCGGCACTACGAGGACGTAGAACGGTTCCCGGACGGCCTGCTCGTCGTTGGTGATGCACTTGCCAGTTTCAATCCAATCTACGGACAGGGAATGTCAGTGGCGGCTCTGGAGGCGTTAATACTCCATCACACGCTTGCGGATAGAAATCGGGACGATCTTGCACGACGTTATTTTGACCGGGTTGAAGACATCGTTACTGTCGCCTGGACGTTATCTGTCGGTGGGGACTTCGCGTTCCCGCAAACAGAGGGCCCGAAACCTCGCGGTACCAATTTGACCAACAGGTATCTCTCACGTTTGCTGCGAAGGTCCCACGATGACCAGGTGCTCCGTGAGGCGTTCGTGAAGGTGCTCATGATGGAACAGCCACCGACGACGCTGTTCTCACCGAACATCGTGTGGCGGGTCTTCAAACCGAAGCCGTGA
- a CDS encoding CPBP family intramembrane glutamic endopeptidase: protein MDSRVTPDRGTSESRIHTRKVGLFLALAFGIAWTGAIVLYLAGIELGSLAGLVLLVVMVMWAPAVAAIGTQLWYGESIREGCGLALGRLRWVGLAWLTPVALVAGTIGIGIVLPGVSFTTDYTMYLLELGLSQEEAAEAVTQLEGVPVSPAVLLVAQGLIAGLTINALAALGEELGWRGLLLTELAPLGFWKLSIFTGTVWGIWHAPIILQGHNFPDAPVVGVFVMTAATIVMALIYTYLTVRAQSVLAATFLHGTFNGLGALSLVYLTGAGNLVTAPVAIAGIGAALVVTTLCVVHDRTIAAESIMTGGPLSPWA, encoded by the coding sequence ATGGATTCTCGTGTGACTCCTGATCGGGGAACGAGCGAGTCCCGGATACACACTCGAAAAGTAGGACTCTTTCTCGCACTCGCGTTCGGCATCGCCTGGACTGGTGCGATCGTTCTCTATCTAGCCGGAATTGAACTCGGGTCGCTCGCCGGCCTCGTGCTCCTGGTCGTGATGGTCATGTGGGCACCAGCGGTCGCTGCGATCGGAACCCAACTCTGGTACGGAGAGTCCATTCGAGAGGGGTGTGGACTCGCTCTGGGTCGGCTTCGATGGGTTGGACTCGCATGGTTAACGCCGGTTGCTCTCGTTGCTGGCACGATCGGTATCGGGATCGTCCTTCCGGGTGTGTCGTTCACGACTGACTACACGATGTATCTGCTTGAGTTGGGATTGAGTCAAGAAGAAGCCGCTGAGGCGGTCACACAACTGGAAGGGGTGCCAGTTTCGCCGGCTGTTCTCCTCGTCGCTCAGGGTCTCATCGCGGGGCTAACGATCAACGCGCTCGCAGCGCTAGGCGAAGAACTTGGGTGGCGCGGACTCCTACTCACGGAGCTTGCTCCGCTTGGATTCTGGAAACTCTCGATCTTCACTGGTACGGTCTGGGGCATTTGGCACGCACCGATCATCCTCCAGGGGCACAACTTTCCTGACGCACCGGTTGTGGGTGTGTTCGTAATGACTGCCGCAACGATCGTGATGGCACTGATCTACACGTACCTGACCGTCCGCGCTCAATCCGTACTCGCGGCGACGTTCCTTCACGGAACGTTCAACGGACTGGGAGCACTGTCGCTGGTATACCTCACGGGAGCTGGAAACCTCGTGACCGCTCCCGTCGCCATCGCCGGCATCGGTGCTGCACTGGTCGTCACTACGCTTTGTGTTGTTCACGACAGAACCATCGCAGCTGAGTCGATTATGACTGGAGGGCCGTTGTCACCGTGGGCGTGA
- a CDS encoding MFS transporter, translating to MDGGSGDGVRGAVSGEILKYYVYKSTKAVEFYRPIMYLFFLAQGLTFTQIAILEALYNLTTLFGEIPTGYVGDHVGRRNSLLIGTTLISLTLLGIGLSNSFLPLAGLYVCWSLGYNFRSGSEDAWLYDTLTDDLSEDEFARVRGRGESAALAVGAGAAILGGYLGSIDLSYPWFVAAGVTSLGVMVLLTLGEPETYTETDTEELSLRRTVGIVRRVLGRRRLRAFLLYYYVLYAAVTYLVFVFLQPIFETVVLDLGIAQSQVEALLGWFYAAYSLVGAVLNYYTGPIRETIGLRTWFLVLPFAVGGALIGMYFVPLLALPTFLLIRGVSDVTRSFASQYVNDRVETLGRATVLSAMAMVSGLAVVPFQLGSGVVSDAVSPLFALGVGGVVLVVGAATILLWEPPIGDESV from the coding sequence ATGGACGGAGGCTCCGGTGATGGTGTCCGAGGGGCCGTCTCCGGAGAGATTCTGAAGTACTACGTATACAAGTCGACGAAAGCGGTCGAGTTCTATCGACCGATCATGTATCTCTTCTTTCTGGCTCAGGGGCTGACGTTCACACAGATTGCGATTCTGGAGGCGCTCTACAACCTCACGACGCTGTTTGGAGAGATACCAACCGGGTACGTTGGCGACCACGTTGGACGACGCAACAGCCTCCTCATCGGGACCACCCTCATCTCGTTAACGCTCCTCGGAATCGGACTGTCGAACTCGTTTCTTCCGCTGGCGGGCCTGTACGTCTGCTGGTCGCTGGGCTACAACTTTCGTTCCGGGAGTGAAGACGCGTGGCTCTACGACACGCTCACCGACGACCTCTCGGAAGACGAATTCGCTCGCGTTCGTGGACGCGGCGAGTCGGCGGCGTTGGCCGTTGGCGCCGGTGCGGCGATCCTCGGCGGGTATCTCGGAAGTATCGACCTCTCGTATCCGTGGTTCGTCGCGGCGGGCGTGACGAGTCTCGGAGTCATGGTGCTGCTCACGCTCGGCGAACCGGAGACGTACACGGAGACCGATACCGAGGAGCTGAGTCTCCGCCGGACGGTTGGTATCGTGAGGAGGGTCCTCGGTCGCCGTCGTCTGCGGGCGTTCTTGCTCTACTACTACGTTTTGTACGCCGCGGTCACGTATCTCGTGTTCGTGTTTCTCCAGCCGATTTTCGAGACGGTGGTTCTCGACCTCGGCATCGCTCAATCGCAGGTCGAGGCCCTGCTGGGATGGTTCTATGCGGCGTACAGCCTCGTCGGCGCCGTACTCAACTACTACACGGGGCCAATCAGGGAGACGATCGGACTGCGAACGTGGTTTCTCGTCCTCCCGTTCGCCGTCGGTGGCGCGTTGATTGGAATGTACTTCGTACCGCTGTTAGCACTTCCGACGTTTCTCCTGATTCGGGGGGTCTCGGACGTCACGCGCTCGTTCGCCAGCCAGTACGTCAACGATCGCGTGGAGACGCTCGGTCGTGCTACCGTCCTCAGCGCGATGGCGATGGTCAGCGGACTCGCCGTGGTCCCGTTCCAACTCGGGAGTGGTGTCGTATCCGATGCCGTCTCTCCGCTGTTCGCGTTAGGCGTCGGGGGTGTCGTTCTCGTCGTCGGGGCGGCGACCATCCTCCTGTGGGAACCCCCTATCGGCGACGAATCGGTCTGA
- a CDS encoding PAS domain-containing protein, with amino-acid sequence MEESERRYQELIQTSPAPINLFNTSGEIIWGNDAVLALLGIDSQQELIGRSIFEFVHSDDQYTAESELMEVINEKQSSGPTLMRLTPVEGQDRTIRVATAPGQYQGDDIGQAVVIDITELNQTRAELKQEREFIETALNTIEDVFYVIDTAGNLEQWNDALIEVSGYTPEEVQTIDVEDFFIEEHTDRVSESISRAFVDGSDTIEALVQTKSGEQIPYEFRKQRLVKGYSVMGLVGIGRNISQQKSWEQHLKAVDHLLQHQFRNQLNIIRGNVDLLAAQSADADGQQITAIHESVDKMLSIFNGHKNITTQILRKDNRKQMDIVAIIDELLAEFQERYPHAELSLSSPDSVLVIAVPYIEQALHELIWNALKHNTAESPEVTITIDAETTPRKIYLTDNGPLISRHEYAFIENPETLDSTSHPTGLGLWAANIAVMSSRGSFTIEESTKNGNKIIIELPAPVNSWKE; translated from the coding sequence ATGGAGGAAAGTGAGCGACGGTACCAAGAATTAATCCAAACGTCGCCTGCTCCTATTAATCTCTTCAATACGTCTGGAGAGATAATTTGGGGAAACGATGCTGTTCTGGCCCTTCTTGGCATAGATTCTCAGCAGGAGTTGATTGGGCGGTCTATCTTTGAATTTGTTCATTCAGATGACCAATATACTGCTGAATCCGAATTGATGGAGGTCATCAATGAGAAACAATCCTCTGGGCCAACACTGATGCGGCTTACTCCTGTAGAAGGACAAGACCGTACAATCAGAGTTGCGACAGCACCGGGTCAGTATCAGGGGGATGATATCGGCCAGGCTGTTGTTATTGACATTACCGAGCTCAACCAGACGAGAGCCGAATTAAAGCAAGAACGAGAGTTTATTGAAACGGCGCTCAACACCATTGAAGACGTTTTTTATGTAATCGACACGGCAGGGAACCTCGAGCAGTGGAACGACGCACTAATTGAGGTCTCTGGATACACCCCAGAAGAAGTTCAGACAATAGATGTCGAGGATTTCTTTATCGAAGAACACACTGACCGAGTGTCTGAATCCATCTCCAGAGCGTTCGTAGACGGTAGCGATACAATCGAAGCACTTGTCCAAACCAAATCTGGCGAACAGATCCCATATGAATTCCGCAAACAGCGGCTTGTGAAAGGCTACTCTGTCATGGGCCTTGTTGGCATCGGGAGAAATATCTCCCAACAGAAATCCTGGGAACAACATCTCAAGGCAGTGGACCACCTTCTCCAGCACCAGTTCCGAAATCAACTTAATATAATTAGAGGTAATGTCGATCTCTTAGCAGCACAAAGCGCAGATGCCGATGGTCAGCAAATCACAGCAATACACGAATCTGTGGACAAAATGTTATCTATATTTAATGGCCATAAAAACATTACAACTCAGATCCTCCGCAAGGATAACAGAAAACAGATGGACATCGTAGCGATCATTGATGAATTACTAGCAGAATTTCAGGAACGGTATCCTCACGCTGAGCTCAGCCTTAGTAGCCCAGATTCGGTACTTGTGATCGCGGTACCCTATATAGAACAAGCTCTCCACGAACTCATTTGGAACGCACTCAAACACAATACTGCGGAGAGTCCAGAAGTTACCATCACCATCGATGCTGAGACCACTCCGAGAAAAATATACCTCACGGATAACGGCCCACTGATATCGAGGCACGAATACGCATTCATAGAAAATCCTGAAACACTTGATTCGACGTCCCACCCGACAGGACTTGGTCTCTGGGCTGCAAATATCGCAGTAATGTCCTCACGAGGCTCCTTTACTATTGAAGAGAGCACCAAAAACGGGAATAAGATAATAATCGAACTACCTGCGCCAGTTAACAGCTGGAAAGAGTAA
- a CDS encoding YqjF family protein, whose product MVVSLFMGWRHVCFANWPIDPGLVEPHLPERLTLDTYDGQAWLSVVPFTNVDVRPRVFPFGTGVALPELNLRTYVTYDGKPGVYFFSLDADGIVGVVGARLFHHLPYYYAAIDLTKENGRIRFTSRRRHPGARPVVFDATYEPTSGRISAKSGTLAHFLTERYRYYTEAPDGSIRYANIQHEPWPLYDATVEIEENTLFEANGFTTPESDPVHLYSPGVKTIASKNKRKPAPFDE is encoded by the coding sequence ATGGTCGTCTCGCTCTTCATGGGATGGCGTCACGTTTGCTTCGCCAATTGGCCGATTGATCCGGGACTCGTCGAGCCACATCTCCCAGAACGCCTCACGCTCGATACCTACGATGGGCAGGCGTGGCTGTCGGTAGTTCCGTTTACGAACGTCGATGTCCGACCACGGGTTTTCCCCTTCGGAACGGGAGTTGCACTCCCCGAACTCAATCTCCGAACCTACGTCACGTACGACGGAAAACCAGGAGTGTATTTCTTCAGTCTCGATGCGGATGGGATCGTGGGAGTTGTTGGTGCCCGCCTCTTTCATCACCTCCCGTACTACTACGCTGCCATCGATCTCACCAAGGAGAACGGCAGGATTCGATTCACGAGTCGTCGCCGTCATCCCGGAGCGAGACCAGTCGTGTTCGATGCGACGTACGAACCGACCAGCGGACGAATTTCTGCGAAGTCCGGCACGCTCGCTCACTTCCTCACGGAGCGTTACCGCTACTATACCGAAGCCCCGGATGGGTCTATCCGCTACGCAAATATCCAGCACGAACCGTGGCCGTTGTACGATGCGACCGTCGAAATCGAGGAGAACACGCTCTTCGAAGCAAACGGGTTCACCACCCCGGAGTCCGATCCAGTCCATCTCTATAGTCCCGGTGTAAAGACGATCGCCTCCAAGAACAAACGGAAACCAGCGCCATTCGACGAATAA
- a CDS encoding HalOD1 output domain-containing protein — MDTSHGYYSDGGSEEDEIRITYSPDDPPVNAVADALAQFERVEVTELKPIYDEIDTEALNEIMASAIANECTVTVSAEVCGNLVTVCSDGIITVRVSDTDAIG, encoded by the coding sequence ATGGACACTTCACACGGTTATTATTCAGATGGCGGCAGTGAAGAGGATGAAATCCGAATAACCTATTCGCCGGACGATCCGCCGGTGAACGCCGTTGCTGACGCACTTGCCCAATTTGAAAGGGTGGAGGTAACAGAGCTCAAACCGATTTACGATGAGATAGATACTGAAGCACTCAATGAAATTATGGCATCGGCGATAGCGAACGAGTGTACCGTCACGGTCAGCGCGGAGGTCTGTGGAAATCTGGTCACTGTCTGCAGTGACGGGATTATTACTGTCCGTGTGTCTGACACCGATGCTATCGGCTAA
- a CDS encoding Lrp/AsnC family transcriptional regulator: protein MDDVDRGILHTLQQDARNTTTREIGEQVGVTASTVSNRLGQLEADGIITNYLATLSYDQAGFPLHISISGTAPIVEREALAKQALNIPGVVNVRELMAGQNNIRLEAVGRSNDDITRVVTDLSELGMSISDEVLIRNQYYHPLAFLDPEIEI from the coding sequence TTGGATGACGTTGACAGGGGGATTTTACACACACTCCAGCAGGACGCTCGCAACACGACCACGAGGGAGATCGGTGAGCAGGTGGGCGTGACAGCGAGCACTGTCAGCAACCGCCTCGGCCAACTCGAGGCAGACGGGATAATCACCAACTACCTCGCCACGCTGAGTTACGATCAGGCAGGCTTCCCTCTACATATCTCGATTTCCGGCACCGCGCCGATCGTCGAACGGGAAGCCCTCGCTAAACAGGCGCTCAACATCCCAGGTGTGGTGAACGTCCGCGAACTGATGGCTGGGCAAAATAATATTCGGCTTGAAGCAGTTGGTCGGTCCAACGACGACATCACCAGGGTCGTCACGGACCTGTCTGAACTGGGCATGTCGATCAGTGATGAAGTCTTGATCCGAAACCAATATTACCACCCACTGGCCTTTCTCGATCCTGAGATCGAGATATGA
- a CDS encoding 2Fe-2S iron-sulfur cluster-binding protein — MTAPDDGSRPTRGRSATHDLTLEWRDNREQTVRASEDETVLIAAERTGVNLPFGCLTGACTTCTGRVLDGRIEHSRPPRGLKPSDLDDGYALLCIAEPRADCRIEVGVQTDLVSNPWK; from the coding sequence ATGACCGCGCCAGATGACGGCAGTCGCCCTACACGGGGGCGGTCCGCCACCCACGACCTCACGCTGGAGTGGCGCGACAACCGCGAGCAGACCGTCCGCGCGAGCGAGGACGAGACGGTGCTCATTGCAGCCGAACGGACCGGCGTAAACCTCCCGTTCGGCTGCCTCACCGGAGCGTGCACGACCTGCACCGGACGGGTACTCGACGGTCGGATCGAGCACAGCCGTCCGCCACGGGGGTTAAAACCGAGCGACCTCGACGACGGCTACGCCCTCCTATGCATTGCCGAGCCACGGGCCGACTGTCGGATCGAGGTCGGCGTACAGACCGACCTGGTGTCGAACCCATGGAAGTGA